One region of Spirochaetota bacterium genomic DNA includes:
- a CDS encoding IclR family transcriptional regulator, whose amino-acid sequence LLGIFMAQTIQSLDRGLKILEILGKSERPLSLNEITEYFDIDRSSIFRLLGTLVAHNFVYQDPETKKYILGFKIMELSGAFGEQTKIETFLRPVLKHICERTHQNTHLAMLHGKDVVFIAVEQPRSSLSMHISVGTREPAFPTALGKVLLAFMPQAEKEMLLRNVKLQKYTKKTITSIGAYKKHLDDIGNNKYAIDNEEYRLGVVCIAAPVFNHRGMVEYSIGISGSREQVCPKLDEYISIVKDAGAEASRLLGKSMQ is encoded by the coding sequence CTATTGGGTATATTTATGGCACAAACAATACAGTCACTGGACAGGGGATTAAAAATTTTGGAAATACTGGGAAAATCAGAAAGACCTCTTTCCCTGAATGAAATAACAGAGTATTTTGATATTGACCGCTCATCAATCTTCCGTCTTTTGGGGACGCTGGTTGCACATAATTTTGTTTATCAGGACCCTGAAACAAAGAAATATATACTGGGTTTCAAGATCATGGAACTTTCCGGTGCTTTTGGCGAACAGACTAAAATAGAAACATTTTTACGGCCTGTTCTTAAACATATTTGTGAAAGAACGCATCAGAATACACACTTAGCCATGCTTCATGGAAAGGATGTTGTATTTATTGCTGTTGAACAGCCACGTAGCAGCCTTAGCATGCATATATCAGTGGGAACACGTGAGCCAGCATTCCCAACTGCATTAGGTAAGGTGCTCCTTGCTTTTATGCCACAAGCTGAAAAAGAAATGCTTTTGCGTAATGTAAAATTACAGAAATATACAAAAAAGACCATAACATCAATTGGTGCGTATAAAAAGCATCTTGATGATATAGGTAATAATAAATACGCAATAGACAATGAAGAGTACCGGTTAGGTGTTGTATGCATTGCAGCGCCGGTGTTTAATCATAGAGGTATGGTTGAATATTCAATTGGCATATCAGGCTCACGGGAGCAAGTTTGCCCAAAGTTAGATGAATATATATCAATCGTTAAAGATGCTGGTGCTGAAGCATCACGGCTGTTAGGCAAGTCTATGCAGTAA
- the panC gene encoding pantoate--beta-alanine ligase — protein sequence MKIVNTINELRNEIALQRSHNKKIGFVPTMGYLHQGHLSLVYISKQQSDYQVMSIFVNKMQFNDPKDYTTYPRDYERDFALAKDAGVDLIFLPDDSEMYQNRLVYVDIEMMTDHLCGATRPGHFRGVLTVVAKLFNIVQPDVSVFGQKDIQQAVIIQKMVKDLDFPVTIIVAPIIREPDGLAMSSRNVHLKGDDRTNAVVIYKSLQKAEELIHQGIVQSHALIPAMTDIITSGKPKKIDYVSVVDYETLQPIESLKEKSVIAVAAFFGSTRLIDNMIVEKQGDSYRCVY from the coding sequence ATGAAAATAGTGAATACAATAAACGAGTTACGCAACGAGATTGCTTTACAACGAAGTCACAATAAAAAAATAGGATTTGTGCCAACCATGGGATACCTTCACCAGGGGCACTTAAGTCTGGTATATATTTCAAAACAACAATCTGATTATCAGGTTATGAGCATTTTTGTGAATAAAATGCAATTCAATGATCCCAAAGATTATACCACGTACCCACGGGATTATGAACGCGACTTTGCCCTGGCAAAAGACGCAGGTGTTGACCTGATATTTCTTCCCGATGACAGCGAGATGTATCAAAACCGTCTTGTGTATGTTGATATTGAAATGATGACCGACCACCTGTGTGGTGCAACACGTCCGGGTCACTTTAGAGGAGTGCTTACCGTTGTGGCAAAGCTTTTTAATATTGTGCAGCCGGATGTTTCAGTATTTGGGCAAAAGGACATACAGCAAGCTGTTATTATACAGAAAATGGTTAAAGACTTAGATTTTCCAGTTACTATAATTGTTGCACCAATTATCCGTGAACCTGATGGTCTGGCAATGAGTTCGCGTAATGTGCACCTCAAAGGCGATGATCGCACAAACGCTGTTGTGATTTACAAATCATTACAAAAAGCAGAAGAACTCATACATCAAGGCATTGTGCAATCACATGCACTGATACCGGCGATGACTGATATCATCACGTCAGGTAAACCAAAGAAGATTGATTATGTTTCAGTCGTTGATTATGAAACGCTTCAGCCTATCGAATCATTAAAAGAAAAATCGGTGATTGCTGTTGCTGCATTTTTTGGCTCAACACGGTTGATAGATAACATGATAGTTGAAAAACAGGGAGATAGTTACCGATGCGTATACTAA
- a CDS encoding class I SAM-dependent methyltransferase, which yields MNYETASCVLCNTYNFKPLFSKPFENGEEFTLVRCRHCGLEFVNPRPHYNEMGKYYKEYFNQRTDRGYNNYFSESMHKEVLRLLTLNLKDLQFYDFEASLQGKKYALDIGCAAGYFVNYLTRRGWYAEGIDIAQDCIDYARNNLKANAYCGDFLSFQFNKQYHCITLWATIEHLHHPDKFIEKIHSLLLDDGMLYLSTCRSSMFSARVLYGRKWRYYNFPHHLYFFSYRTLAKLLQLKGFAVTRFVTYGSGIGKPKTLVRKLADTAVKRLYLGDMMLIAARKEK from the coding sequence ATGAATTATGAAACTGCATCCTGTGTTCTATGTAATACATATAATTTCAAGCCTTTATTTTCAAAGCCATTTGAAAATGGCGAAGAATTTACACTGGTGCGGTGCAGGCACTGCGGCCTTGAATTTGTTAATCCCAGGCCACACTATAACGAAATGGGTAAATACTACAAAGAATATTTCAACCAGCGAACCGACCGTGGCTACAATAACTATTTTTCTGAATCAATGCACAAAGAAGTATTGCGTTTGCTTACTCTGAATCTAAAAGATCTGCAGTTTTATGATTTTGAGGCATCCTTACAGGGTAAAAAATATGCTTTAGATATTGGCTGCGCTGCAGGGTATTTTGTTAATTATTTAACCCGCCGCGGATGGTATGCAGAAGGTATAGATATTGCACAGGATTGCATAGACTACGCACGTAATAACCTGAAAGCAAATGCGTACTGTGGTGATTTTCTATCGTTTCAATTTAATAAGCAATACCACTGTATTACCCTGTGGGCAACTATTGAACATTTGCACCACCCAGACAAATTTATTGAAAAAATTCATTCCTTGCTTCTCGATGATGGTATGCTGTACCTATCAACTTGCAGAAGCAGTATGTTTTCAGCACGAGTGCTGTATGGCAGAAAATGGCGTTATTACAATTTCCCCCACCATCTTTATTTCTTTTCATATAGAACACTTGCAAAATTATTGCAATTAAAAGGGTTTGCCGTTACACGGTTTGTGACATACGGCAGCGGTATTGGCAAACCAAAAACATTGGTACGAAAACTTGCCGATACTGCAGTAAAAAGATTATATTTAGGTGACATGATGCTCATTGCAGCACGGAAGGAGAAATAA
- the dnaE gene encoding DNA polymerase III subunit alpha: MDFIHLHNHSEYSILDGAIRIQQLIKFAVDNHMPAIALTDHGNMFGIIEFYEEAHKAGIKPIIGQEFYIAPGSRFHKQSTRASNEENAYHLILLAENYEGYKNLIKLSSLGYLEGFYYKPRIDWELLTKYSKGLIASTACIAGEIPSLLLEGKTKEAYTRAQEFADLFGKDRFYLELQYHNLKEQKQVNAHLVEMASKLNIGLLATNDAHYVARDDAYYHDVLLCIQTGKLLHDQSRMRFPNNEFYLKTPQEMEKIFEDYPDALYNTLKIAEMTDCQIPLGNPILPNFDVPAGYTKDSYLTELVYQGAKKRFGETIPDYVKERIDYELSVINRMQFSGYFLIVWDFIQFAKNNGIPVGPGRGSAAGSMVSYCLGITELDPIKYNLLFERFLNPERNEMPDMDIDFCALRRDEVIEYVKKKYGEDHVSQIITFNKMKSKGAIRDVARALNIPLPQVNALTKLIHHEDLEEALKNSEELQQLYKSNDAGKQLVDIALKVEGLTRSAGKHAAGVVISRDPLTEHVPLYVDSKDGSISSQYEKTSLEKAGLVKMDFLGLANLTIIDTCIKLIKKHRNIAIDINTIPLDDAKTFKLLQKADTMGVFQLESSGMQNILLKLGPTNFDDIIAIVALYRPGPLDSGMVEQFIERKRNPQKIEYLHPSLEPILKDTLGVIVYQEQVMLISQIMGGFTLPEADKLRKAMSKKKQDLIDAMSSKFVKGAIAKGIHEEIARKTYELMATFGRYGFNKSHSAAYALVSYQTAYLKAHYPLEFMTALLTAQVDKIEDITKYYADCKAKGIQVLPPDINKSQRDFSIEGKSIRYGLIAIKGVGDKAIESILQARETNGEFKDLTNFFTSIDLMTVNKGVLESLIKAGAFDSLHPNRAALFASVDVMLETARQLQQDIATGQGDLFGATDTSFSRIHIEPVSINDWPENQKLHYEKEVLGIYASSHPLSRYARDIEKLSCTPIKDLEENVNGTPITLVGILNNVQIKQSQKGNKFAQAVIEDLTGSIQVLFMPQTLSEYESLIVSQEPVVITGTVEIENEKPSRMLANKVLQLTQFKLTQISELHIIINPIGTDTQILENIKKLLQRYQGNKPVFFHVRQPNGKENIVKANPLYHIKPHQKLLDSLVSIVGKDGFFYTIGC, translated from the coding sequence ATGGATTTTATACATCTTCATAACCATTCTGAATATTCTATCCTGGATGGTGCTATACGTATTCAGCAACTGATAAAGTTTGCTGTTGATAATCATATGCCAGCTATAGCATTAACAGACCATGGCAATATGTTTGGCATAATTGAATTTTACGAGGAAGCACATAAAGCCGGTATAAAGCCAATAATTGGGCAGGAATTCTATATTGCACCGGGATCACGGTTTCATAAGCAAAGCACCCGTGCAAGCAATGAAGAAAATGCCTATCACCTCATCTTACTTGCTGAAAATTATGAAGGATATAAAAATCTTATAAAATTATCCTCACTGGGATATTTAGAAGGTTTTTATTACAAACCGCGTATTGACTGGGAACTTTTAACCAAATACAGTAAAGGGCTTATAGCCAGCACCGCATGCATTGCTGGCGAAATACCATCCCTTCTACTAGAAGGCAAAACCAAAGAGGCATATACACGGGCACAGGAATTTGCTGACCTCTTTGGAAAGGATCGTTTTTATTTAGAACTTCAGTACCACAACCTTAAAGAACAAAAACAGGTTAATGCACATCTTGTTGAGATGGCTTCAAAACTGAATATAGGTTTACTAGCCACCAATGATGCACATTATGTAGCAAGAGACGACGCATACTACCATGATGTGTTACTGTGCATACAAACTGGTAAATTGTTACATGATCAGAGCAGAATGCGTTTTCCCAATAATGAGTTTTATCTTAAAACACCTCAGGAAATGGAAAAAATATTTGAAGACTATCCTGATGCTCTGTATAACACCTTGAAGATAGCCGAAATGACAGATTGCCAGATACCACTGGGTAATCCTATCCTTCCCAATTTTGATGTTCCAGCTGGATACACTAAGGACAGTTATCTTACTGAGCTGGTTTATCAGGGTGCAAAGAAGCGCTTTGGTGAGACTATCCCTGATTACGTCAAAGAACGCATTGACTATGAACTATCGGTTATAAACCGCATGCAATTTTCAGGATATTTTCTCATTGTGTGGGATTTTATCCAGTTTGCAAAGAATAATGGGATACCCGTTGGCCCTGGCAGGGGTTCGGCTGCAGGTTCAATGGTTTCGTATTGCTTAGGAATAACGGAGCTTGACCCCATCAAATATAACCTGCTGTTTGAACGGTTCTTAAACCCCGAGCGAAATGAAATGCCTGATATGGATATTGACTTCTGCGCACTGCGCCGTGATGAAGTAATAGAGTATGTGAAAAAGAAATATGGCGAGGATCATGTAAGCCAGATAATTACCTTTAATAAAATGAAATCCAAGGGTGCTATTCGTGATGTGGCACGAGCATTAAACATCCCCCTTCCTCAGGTTAATGCACTGACCAAGCTTATCCATCATGAAGATCTGGAAGAAGCTCTCAAAAATTCTGAAGAATTGCAACAACTCTATAAATCCAATGATGCTGGCAAACAGCTTGTTGATATAGCGTTAAAAGTTGAAGGACTGACCCGTTCAGCCGGCAAGCACGCAGCGGGTGTGGTTATATCACGTGATCCCTTAACCGAACACGTGCCGCTTTATGTAGATTCAAAAGACGGAAGCATTTCGTCACAGTATGAAAAGACAAGCTTGGAAAAAGCCGGGCTTGTCAAGATGGACTTTTTAGGACTTGCAAACCTTACCATTATAGATACCTGTATCAAGCTTATAAAGAAACACCGTAACATTGCTATTGATATTAATACAATTCCGCTTGATGATGCAAAAACATTCAAACTATTACAAAAGGCTGATACCATGGGGGTATTCCAGCTTGAATCTAGCGGCATGCAGAATATACTTCTTAAATTAGGCCCAACCAATTTTGACGATATTATTGCAATCGTTGCCCTGTACCGACCAGGCCCACTTGACTCAGGGATGGTTGAACAGTTCATTGAAAGAAAGCGCAATCCTCAGAAAATTGAATACCTGCACCCTTCTCTGGAACCCATACTCAAAGACACATTAGGAGTTATAGTATATCAGGAACAGGTTATGCTTATTTCCCAGATCATGGGTGGTTTTACGCTGCCTGAAGCAGATAAGCTCAGGAAAGCAATGAGTAAAAAGAAACAAGATTTGATTGATGCAATGAGCTCAAAATTTGTCAAGGGAGCAATAGCAAAAGGTATACATGAAGAGATTGCCCGTAAAACGTATGAGTTAATGGCAACATTTGGAAGATATGGATTCAATAAATCCCATTCTGCTGCTTATGCACTTGTGTCATATCAAACAGCGTATCTTAAAGCTCACTATCCATTAGAATTCATGACCGCGCTTTTAACAGCACAGGTTGATAAGATTGAAGATATTACAAAATACTATGCTGACTGCAAAGCAAAGGGCATTCAGGTGCTTCCACCCGATATCAATAAAAGCCAGCGTGATTTTTCCATTGAAGGAAAATCCATACGGTACGGACTTATTGCTATTAAAGGCGTAGGCGATAAAGCAATAGAATCTATTCTGCAAGCACGGGAAACCAATGGTGAATTCAAAGACCTCACCAATTTCTTTACTTCAATTGATCTTATGACGGTTAACAAGGGTGTACTTGAATCACTCATAAAAGCTGGGGCTTTTGACTCGCTACACCCAAATAGAGCAGCACTATTTGCCTCGGTTGATGTTATGCTTGAAACCGCAAGGCAGTTACAGCAGGATATTGCCACAGGTCAGGGTGATTTATTTGGAGCTACTGATACATCTTTTTCACGCATTCATATTGAACCCGTATCAATTAACGATTGGCCTGAAAATCAGAAGCTCCACTATGAAAAAGAGGTATTGGGAATTTATGCAAGTTCCCACCCATTAAGCCGTTATGCCAGGGACATTGAAAAGTTATCATGCACTCCAATAAAAGACTTAGAAGAAAACGTTAATGGAACACCCATAACACTGGTTGGAATCCTCAATAATGTACAGATTAAGCAAAGTCAGAAAGGGAATAAATTTGCACAGGCCGTTATTGAAGACCTTACTGGCAGTATTCAGGTTTTATTTATGCCTCAGACATTGTCGGAATATGAATCCCTCATTGTGTCACAGGAGCCTGTTGTTATTACAGGAACTGTGGAGATAGAAAATGAAAAGCCATCCCGTATGCTGGCAAATAAAGTATTGCAGCTTACACAATTCAAACTCACCCAGATAAGCGAACTGCATATTATTATTAACCCAATAGGCACCGATACGCAAATACTTGAAAATATTAAAAAATTACTCCAGCGTTATCAGGGAAACAAACCAGTATTTTTCCATGTGCGCCAGCCCAATGGGAAAGAAAATATTGTAAAAGCAAACCCACTGTATCACATCAAGCCGCACCAGAAGTTGTTAGATAGCCTGGTAAGTATTGTGGGGAAAGATGGATTTTTTTATACTATTGGCTGTTAA
- a CDS encoding Trm112 family protein: MIDTKLLDILACPACKGDVEYDARNEKIICTQCKKKYPVKDGIPVMLVEEAEK, from the coding sequence ATGATTGATACAAAGCTACTTGACATTTTAGCCTGCCCTGCATGTAAAGGGGATGTTGAATATGATGCGCGTAATGAAAAGATTATTTGTACACAGTGCAAAAAGAAATATCCTGTTAAAGACGGCATTCCCGTCATGCTTGTAGAAGAAGCTGAAAAATAA
- a CDS encoding SurA N-terminal domain-containing protein — protein MFDSKHPVIKIVGYVIVGFFVLIIIISFGMPDFLSRMGFDQNTIAKVNGETIGYMDFIRYRDTHMFGKTEDPKQQQRMIIERMIQEKLLIQLAKKEGIVVTEKEIKSVIRNRFSDNTGTFNEAFFKNFLDRFHMGISDYYKYVQQEIYLGKLQNLLLAGVSVSPLELVSDFRIQNTKIKIQYAFVSNQELAKRYAKEIAVTDEEVDAEMKKNPKELKDPKTDRQRIKDKLANDRLEKIKQELAKKIDQLALAGRSFAEAQGLLQGVVSYSNEFKPGDLIREKDDKGRILYPLQESKIFQSDVFSLKQGITSRCIYGFDGMYIFTPVVRYIPGTQIPDKERQALEQNLFYTKANSLYISLLTRLFEKSKIIRNQKFEAQ, from the coding sequence ATGTTTGATTCCAAGCATCCTGTCATCAAGATAGTGGGTTATGTGATAGTTGGTTTTTTTGTTCTTATTATTATAATATCGTTTGGTATGCCTGATTTTTTATCCCGCATGGGTTTTGATCAGAATACTATCGCAAAGGTTAACGGTGAGACAATAGGGTATATGGATTTTATACGCTATCGTGACACACATATGTTTGGTAAAACCGAAGACCCTAAACAGCAGCAGCGTATGATTATAGAACGCATGATACAGGAAAAGCTATTGATTCAGCTTGCAAAAAAAGAGGGCATCGTGGTAACCGAAAAAGAAATAAAAAGTGTTATTCGTAACCGATTTTCTGACAATACGGGAACATTTAATGAAGCTTTTTTTAAGAATTTTCTGGATAGATTCCATATGGGCATATCGGATTACTATAAATATGTGCAACAGGAGATATATTTAGGTAAATTACAGAATTTACTGCTGGCAGGAGTCAGCGTTTCACCTTTAGAGTTAGTGTCTGATTTCAGAATACAGAATACAAAAATAAAAATACAGTACGCTTTTGTGTCAAATCAGGAGCTGGCAAAGCGGTATGCAAAGGAAATTGCAGTTACCGATGAAGAAGTTGACGCAGAGATGAAGAAGAACCCAAAAGAATTAAAAGATCCAAAAACTGACCGGCAGCGAATAAAGGATAAGCTTGCCAATGACAGGTTGGAGAAAATTAAACAGGAACTGGCAAAAAAGATTGACCAGCTTGCACTTGCCGGCAGGTCATTTGCAGAAGCTCAAGGGTTATTGCAGGGAGTTGTGTCATATTCCAATGAGTTTAAGCCGGGGGATCTGATTAGGGAAAAAGATGATAAAGGGAGGATCCTGTATCCTTTGCAGGAATCAAAGATATTCCAATCAGATGTTTTTAGTTTAAAGCAGGGGATAACGTCACGGTGTATTTACGGATTTGATGGGATGTATATTTTCACACCTGTGGTGCGATATATACCGGGAACACAGATCCCTGATAAGGAGCGCCAGGCACTGGAACAGAATCTTTTTTACACTAAGGCTAATTCTTTATATATATCACTGTTAACAAGACTGTTTGAAAAGTCGAAAATAATAAGGAATCAGAAGTTTGAAGCGCAGTAG
- a CDS encoding chemotaxis protein CheX gives MNINAEYVNPFLEAASVVFKQLLNVDLRRGKLVLKEVPQPSHDVAIIIGITGAVTGQVVFSMSLEMVKKIAQTLAPGLSEKDIMNEWKDIVGEVANMITGNAMNLFAYSGKRVEMTTPTVIEGESFTITLIKQTTLGINLYSPFGQLEMNVALK, from the coding sequence ATGAATATTAATGCTGAATATGTTAATCCATTTTTAGAGGCGGCAAGTGTAGTATTCAAACAACTTCTTAATGTTGATTTAAGAAGAGGAAAGCTGGTATTGAAAGAAGTGCCACAGCCATCACATGATGTTGCTATTATCATTGGTATTACCGGAGCGGTCACAGGTCAGGTGGTGTTCAGTATGAGCCTGGAGATGGTAAAAAAGATTGCACAGACACTTGCTCCAGGATTATCTGAAAAAGATATAATGAATGAATGGAAGGATATTGTTGGCGAAGTTGCCAACATGATCACTGGAAATGCAATGAACCTTTTTGCCTATTCAGGGAAGCGTGTTGAGATGACAACCCCTACCGTCATTGAAGGCGAAAGTTTTACTATCACCTTAATAAAACAGACCACACTGGGGATTAATCTTTACAGCCCATTTGGGCAGTTAGAGATGAATGTAGCATTGAAATAA
- a CDS encoding tetratricopeptide repeat protein has translation MSLIHILVACSLMVVQPANKEAILETILSEPKAAKIPMQYKNDDDSTQKKGGTPDDVLLKQGIDFYNAEFYERALQALESLQKNYPQSPFKDQASLWKAKIFVQQQKYANALQELSTIPQQSGEYPAALFMTGRVNQAMGKPLDAIEYYTKVAGLYPDQDFSDDALILVAQLYISQKKGNAALSALLKVIKQYSDRETVDDAYYWLGKILSTDPNLKDVELARKVYTIFLKRAQDPAYNAFYSSPLKDRVADELKRLDATYFPE, from the coding sequence ATGAGTCTGATACATATACTGGTAGCATGTTCGTTGATGGTTGTACAGCCGGCAAATAAAGAAGCTATACTGGAAACCATTCTATCCGAACCAAAAGCTGCTAAAATCCCCATGCAATATAAAAATGACGATGATTCTACTCAAAAAAAAGGTGGTACTCCTGATGATGTTTTACTGAAACAGGGGATTGACTTTTACAATGCTGAATTCTATGAACGAGCACTCCAGGCACTGGAAAGTCTGCAAAAAAATTACCCTCAAAGTCCTTTTAAAGATCAGGCAAGCTTGTGGAAAGCAAAGATTTTTGTACAACAGCAGAAATATGCAAATGCCTTACAGGAACTATCGACCATACCCCAACAATCCGGTGAATACCCTGCAGCACTTTTTATGACGGGCAGAGTAAACCAGGCAATGGGTAAGCCACTTGACGCTATTGAATACTACACTAAAGTTGCAGGATTATACCCTGATCAGGATTTTTCTGACGATGCGCTCATTCTGGTTGCACAGCTATATATATCACAAAAAAAAGGCAACGCAGCGTTAAGTGCATTACTGAAAGTTATTAAGCAGTACAGTGACCGAGAAACAGTTGATGATGCATACTACTGGTTAGGCAAAATTTTAAGTACTGACCCTAATTTGAAAGATGTTGAACTGGCACGCAAAGTATATACAATATTCCTGAAGCGTGCTCAGGATCCTGCCTATAATGCCTTTTATTCATCACCACTGAAAGATAGGGTTGCAGATGAGCTTAAGAGGTTAGATGCAACCTATTTCCCTGAATAA
- a CDS encoding 6-hydroxymethylpterin diphosphokinase MptE-like protein gives MENFTITIAKSGHKTLHYTNGQQTIRIHSAYDPVKEAQRIADQCNPKRASIIIVCGLGLGYHVLAIKDKFPGLSIIVIEKDKNLIHLVKQEIPEVFTCAYVVNNEEEIASVLESIDIRSFRGTALLVHRPSYSLHPEFYDGLIASLHKQISSRISDLLTRFEFEELWVKNILLNAKQMHMALPVKSLFGKFKGIPGIIVSAGPSLIHSLDALSQAYDKALIVCVDTAYKVLERHGIIPHIVMTLDAQTHSIKHFLGIAQKPLLLADVVSSPKVTRLIEKKIFSTTAKYYTAPDGSVHRESTPLMEWIQKFTGQIGDIQSGGSVATSAFDLLLTAGCSTIVLVGQDLAYTGREIHSRGTHHNDDWLPAINRFKNLDTINQNVIRKRKIKFVPSNTGSTVITDFVLDLYRSWFEDSAKRVPIPVYNTSTGGAVIANTTFTPLQALVEKWKKPSVSPQEIISHELSHSTTINTQSLFRKFSSLHQGLKELQTAAVQDTANLYALLDTEDMDTLCSPFMRKTLFYIARHNLDQQKIDTLIKDSAQAAARELLKIFTKLEDSLI, from the coding sequence ATGGAAAACTTTACAATAACCATAGCAAAAAGTGGACACAAAACACTGCACTATACTAATGGTCAGCAAACAATCCGCATTCATTCAGCATACGACCCTGTTAAAGAAGCTCAGCGCATTGCTGACCAGTGTAATCCCAAACGTGCTTCAATCATTATCGTTTGCGGGCTGGGACTGGGCTATCACGTACTGGCTATAAAAGACAAATTCCCCGGACTTTCTATCATAGTTATTGAAAAAGATAAAAATCTTATACACCTGGTTAAGCAGGAAATCCCTGAAGTGTTTACATGTGCGTATGTAGTCAATAATGAAGAGGAGATTGCCTCAGTACTCGAATCAATTGATATCAGATCATTCAGGGGAACTGCCCTGCTGGTACACCGGCCATCGTATTCGTTACATCCTGAATTTTATGATGGTCTTATAGCAAGCCTTCATAAACAGATAAGCTCCCGCATTAGTGACCTTTTGACTCGCTTTGAATTTGAGGAACTGTGGGTGAAAAACATACTACTCAATGCAAAACAGATGCATATGGCACTGCCGGTAAAGTCTCTGTTTGGCAAATTTAAAGGCATACCCGGTATCATTGTTTCAGCTGGCCCTTCGTTAATTCACAGCTTAGATGCGCTTTCTCAAGCCTATGACAAAGCTTTAATTGTGTGTGTTGACACTGCATATAAGGTGCTGGAACGACATGGCATAATTCCCCATATAGTTATGACACTTGATGCACAAACACACAGCATAAAACATTTTCTTGGCATAGCACAAAAGCCACTGCTGTTAGCTGATGTTGTCAGCAGCCCCAAAGTAACCCGATTAATTGAAAAGAAAATCTTTAGCACAACCGCAAAATACTACACTGCACCTGATGGCAGTGTACACCGTGAATCAACACCACTGATGGAATGGATTCAGAAGTTTACCGGTCAGATTGGTGATATTCAATCAGGTGGTTCCGTTGCTACCAGTGCGTTTGACCTGTTACTCACTGCGGGTTGCAGCACAATAGTACTTGTGGGTCAGGATTTAGCTTATACAGGCAGGGAAATTCACAGCCGGGGCACCCATCATAATGATGACTGGCTTCCTGCAATCAACCGCTTTAAAAATCTTGATACCATTAATCAGAATGTCATCCGAAAGCGGAAAATAAAATTTGTCCCATCCAATACTGGAAGCACAGTTATCACCGATTTTGTTCTGGATTTGTACCGAAGCTGGTTTGAGGACTCAGCAAAAAGAGTACCAATACCAGTATACAACACCAGCACTGGCGGTGCTGTTATTGCCAATACGACATTTACACCACTGCAGGCACTGGTTGAAAAGTGGAAAAAGCCTTCTGTAAGCCCGCAGGAGATTATATCCCATGAACTATCGCACAGCACAACAATTAATACACAATCCCTTTTCAGAAAATTTTCAAGCCTGCACCAAGGGCTTAAAGAATTGCAAACTGCAGCCGTACAGGATACAGCAAACCTGTATGCACTTCTTGATACTGAAGATATGGACACGCTATGTTCTCCGTTTATGCGCAAAACATTGTTCTATATTGCACGCCACAACCTTGACCAGCAGAAGATTGATACGTTAATCAAAGATTCAGCGCAGGCTGCTGCACGTGAACTTTTGAAGATATTTACAAAACTTGAAGACTCATTAATTTGA